The Sulfurospirillum diekertiae genomic sequence ATGATTCCTTTTTCGACCCTTTCCGCTTTCTTGACCTATGTTTATTTGATAGAAATTGATTGGATTCTCTTAGGCGTGGTTGCCGTTGCGGCAGCCCTTGGTGGTGTGCTTGGCAATCACATTATGATTTTTAAACTCAGTGTGGAACAGACGCGAAAGTTTATTGCTCTATCGCTTTATTTGATTGGCATTAAAATGATTTGGAGTTTAATCTTATGAAAAAAAATAAGCATGGTTGTATTTTTTGGGGAATAGTGTGTTTAGCCTCATTTGCTTTTGCTAAGGAGATGACGATTGGTGATTGGCTCGAAGCTGCCAAACAAGCTTCGATGCAAAAAGTGATAGACCTCACACTCAAAGACAGCAACCTTAAAGAAGAGGCAGCCCTTGCCAAGTTTTATCCAAAAATTGCGTTAATAGGCACGGTCGAGACATACAATTCTCCTACCAACGCTCAGCCCGTCCCTCCAACAGAGAGTGCACAAATCACGAAAGAGAATGGCGGCTTTCCTTTTAGTAAAACACTTGAAGGCTATGGTGCCAAAGTCTCTATGCCTGTTTTTGTCAAGTCATTAATGACACAAGTGGATATAGCACAACAAAGTGCGCAAACACAAAGAATAAAGCATCATATCAGTACTGCACAAAAAGAGGCGACAATTATTGCAGGAGATGCTAAACTAATCTATATTGAAAATTTAGATTTAGCTCTCAAGGCGAAGCTCGCATCACTTCAAAATACGAGAGAATCGGTCCTTATCAAGGTTCATAATGGACGATTGCCAGAAGTGGAACTCATACGCATTGATGAGCAGATCAATCAAATTGCTCTTAAACAAGAAGAGAATGCTATTGCTAAATCACAAATTCAAAAATTACTCACTTCTATCTTAGAAATTCCTATTGAGCATTCTGTTCCTCTGACATTGATGAGCGATGATTTGCCTCAAAATCAAGATCCTTTAGATGTCCAATTACAAAAAGAAGATCTTTTGGTTGCCAAGCTTAGTGCACAAGCCGCCAAAGAGAATTTATATCCAACCGTAAATGCCAATGCTTTTTGGCAACGGAAATATGGCGAATCTTATAACAATGGGGAAAATTTTAACAGAGATTATAGTGGTGTCTCTTTGAGCCTTACAATACCGCTCTATGATAAAGAAAGCTATGTTGCGATTGAACAAAGTAGGGTTAAACAGATGCAAGCCAGTGAGCTTCTAAAACAGACCGAAAATACCATTAATGCGACGCTAAATGCGCTCACTAATGAATATGGCATGCTTCAAAAGTCCAAAGTATTGGCACAAAAAAGTGTTGATAATTATGAGGCTTTACTCAATGCTTCTAAGGTTTCGTATCTCAATCAACGCATGACACAAGAAGAGTACTTGCGTTATGAAGAGGCGCTGGTAAGTGCGAAAGCGAGTTTATACGCGACACAAATGCAACTGTGGGAAAATCTTGCAACCCACGCTGCTCTGTTAGGAAAAGATTTTAAAAGGATTGTACAATGAAAAAAATCATCTCCATTATCATCGCACTTGTGCTTATTGTAGGCGCAGGATTGTTGCTTAAAAAGAAAGCAATGCAAAATGCGCAAATCCCTCCCGCTCAAAATTTTGGTATGGTTGTACAAACTATGACACCTCACAAAAGCTCTGTAGTGCTTACAACGCCGATTTTAGCGATGGTAAAAAACGATAATGACATCACGCTGAGTTCAAAATTTGCCGCCAATGTTGAAAAAATTGTTCCAGTCGGAACGGTTGTTAAAAAAGGAGATATGCTCGTAGAACTTGATGCAAGAGATCTTTTGGCTAAGAAAATTGCTCTTCAAACAGCTTTAATCGCTGCGAAAGAAGAAGAGAGAGCTAAAAAAATTGGCTTAATGCATGAAGAGGAGTCTCATCAAAGAACGCTAGAGCTTTTACATGTAAAGGCAGCTTCCATTGAACAATCCGATGCTGAAATCAGTAAAATTGAACTACTCAAAGCAGATTTAAGCGGTGTTGCATCAAAACAACAACAGATTAAAAGCGATCTTGAACAAACGGATATTTTAATCGGTTATGCCAAGCTAAAATCCCCTATTGATGGCATTGTAGGTCAGGTTTTAACCACACAAGGAGAGATGGCAACGCTAGGAAAACCACTTTTGGCACTCAAAGCCAATTCGGGTTCTTACCTGTGGGTAAAAGCACCTTTGGAAACAAAGGCAAACAGTTTGATATATGGTGGCACAAAAGCACCTTTGGTTTTTTTACAAAATAGCAATGGGCTCAATGAATATAGAGCCAATATGTCACTTAATTTACCGAGCGGTGCGCGTGTTGAGGCTAAGTTAGTTTCTTTTGATGGGGAAGGTATTTTGTTGCCCAAAGAAGCGATATTACAAAAAGATAATCAATCATTTTATTTTAGTGCAGAGGGCACGAAAGCGGTTCCTAAAGAAGTGAATATCATTGCTCAAGGGGATGAGGGCTTTGTTGTCAATGATATGCCTGAGGCGAAAATTATTGTAGCCAAGCCTGATATTTTATTGAAGTTGCTTGGATCAACTTCTATTATCATTAAAGAGTAAGGGATGTTTGAATTTTTCTATAAGCGCCCCTATTTTATAGTGGCCATGGTTTTATTGATGTCCTTTACAGGTATTGTGGGGCTTTCAACACTGCCTAAAAACCTTTTTCCTGATGCGGAGAGACCTACAGTTGTTGTGATCACGCAATCCCCTGGAATGACCGCAAAAGTGGCGGCGAGTAGTGTTTCTAAACCTATCGAAGAAGAGGTGGCAAGACTGGGAAAGATTAGAACGGTAAGTTCTATCAATCTTGCCAACTTTTCGATTGTCAAAGCAGAATTTGAGTACGCCAAAAGTCTTGATGGCGCTGCGGTAGATGTGAGTAATGCTATAGCAACGGCAAAATCAAAACTTCCTGAAGGGGTAAATCCAACGGTTTATGTGACGGGATCCTTCACAGCACCTGTTGAAGTTATCTCTATTAGCCCAAAAGATGAAACACTCTCTTTGGTGGATGTTCGTAAAATTGCCGATAGTTTTATCAAGCCAAAGTTGCTCTCAACTAAGGGCGTTGGTAATGTGGAAGTTTTTGGCGGGCATCAAAGTGCACTTACGATCAAAGTAGATAGCATCAAAGTGGTCAATAATGGACTTGATATGGGCACATTGGCTAAAACGATTGCTTCCATTGATAAAGATATGCCTATGGGCTTTATCAAAAATCAAGATGGCGTGACGACATTTACCTACTATGGGGAAAAAAGTAGTGTCAAGAGTTTAAATGGGCTCAAAATTGCTCCCAATGTAACTTTGGGTGATATCGCAACCGTTGCGTGGAGTGAAGTTGAAAATATGAGTGTTTTTTTAGGCAATGGTAAAGAAGGCATTGCTCTGTCTGTGCAGCGTTCTCCTGGAGGTAGTGTTCTTGAGACGAGCAAAGCCACCAGAGGGCAGATCGAGCTTTTACAAAAAGAGTACCCCAAACTCTCTTTTGAGATTGTTGATACCCAAAGAGACTTGATAGAAACTGCCAATACGAA encodes the following:
- a CDS encoding TolC family protein — its product is MKKNKHGCIFWGIVCLASFAFAKEMTIGDWLEAAKQASMQKVIDLTLKDSNLKEEAALAKFYPKIALIGTVETYNSPTNAQPVPPTESAQITKENGGFPFSKTLEGYGAKVSMPVFVKSLMTQVDIAQQSAQTQRIKHHISTAQKEATIIAGDAKLIYIENLDLALKAKLASLQNTRESVLIKVHNGRLPEVELIRIDEQINQIALKQEENAIAKSQIQKLLTSILEIPIEHSVPLTLMSDDLPQNQDPLDVQLQKEDLLVAKLSAQAAKENLYPTVNANAFWQRKYGESYNNGENFNRDYSGVSLSLTIPLYDKESYVAIEQSRVKQMQASELLKQTENTINATLNALTNEYGMLQKSKVLAQKSVDNYEALLNASKVSYLNQRMTQEEYLRYEEALVSAKASLYATQMQLWENLATHAALLGKDFKRIVQ
- a CDS encoding efflux RND transporter periplasmic adaptor subunit; protein product: MKKIISIIIALVLIVGAGLLLKKKAMQNAQIPPAQNFGMVVQTMTPHKSSVVLTTPILAMVKNDNDITLSSKFAANVEKIVPVGTVVKKGDMLVELDARDLLAKKIALQTALIAAKEEERAKKIGLMHEEESHQRTLELLHVKAASIEQSDAEISKIELLKADLSGVASKQQQIKSDLEQTDILIGYAKLKSPIDGIVGQVLTTQGEMATLGKPLLALKANSGSYLWVKAPLETKANSLIYGGTKAPLVFLQNSNGLNEYRANMSLNLPSGARVEAKLVSFDGEGILLPKEAILQKDNQSFYFSAEGTKAVPKEVNIIAQGDEGFVVNDMPEAKIIVAKPDILLKLLGSTSIIIKE